From the genome of Carettochelys insculpta isolate YL-2023 chromosome 23, ASM3395843v1, whole genome shotgun sequence:
ACACTCCTATGATTACATCCCAGAATGCTGGTTGCTTTTTCTGAGCCTGTTAGAAGGAAATCTTTTCTCTTGAGGTGCTTCTGTGTTGGTGGGTCTCACCTCCACGGTGGTTCCCTTCTACTTTCCTGCAGGTGGTACCATGGGCACCTGACCGGCAAGGAGGCAGAGAAGCTCTTGACAGAGAAAGGCAAGCCAGGGAGCTTTCTGGTACGGGAGAGCCAAAGCAAACCAGGAGACTTTGTCTTATCTGTGCTGACGAATGAAGACAAGATGGAGATGGGAGACCGGAAGCCACGGGTGACTCACGTGATGATCCGCTACCAGGTCGGAAACCATGAACGTGCTGTTGGGGTGGGGAATTGGTGGTCTGGGCTCTTCTGGTGCCCCAGCCAGCACTCCCTGGAGCCCAATGGGATGTCTCACTGGCCCCATTGGGAACTAGATCAGGCACATGGTGCCAGTTCTGACCACCCTGATAACCTGCTATTTTCTGCTGCAGTCGGACGGGAAGTATGACGTTGGAGGAGGCGAGAGGTTCGACACACTCACAGACCTCGTGGAGCACTATAAGAAAAATCCCATGGTGGAGAAATCCGGAGCTGTGGTTCATCTGAAACAGGTGACTAATACAAAGCGTGCTCCCTGTACACATGACCTAATTAATCCTCCTGAAAGCCACAGGGTGCTCTGTCCAATCCCCTTTCTTACAGCTGGGGAAATTGAGTAAAGGGGTgttgtgacttgcccaaggttgccAAAGGCAACCAGTGGCAGAGTCTGTCTCCTGCTCGGGTCACTAGGCAGAATCTCTCATCTGCCATCATCCCATGTTCATACCACTGATCTGGAAGCTGGAAATGAATTTCACACTCTGAGGCATCTGCATATGGACAAAAATTTGAGGTTTAGGGCACGTCCAGCATTTGCCAAGTCAGATGCGGAGGACTGAGGTCAGAGGGAATGCGAACAATGTAGTGGCTTCCCATAAGATGttcccacctcccagcctggctTCACCTGCACAAAGATGCTTTAAGGCTTTAGGAagttgaagcatttgaggatttGAACCTGGAACCAAGTGACCTCTCTTGCATCATGCTACGATCCCCAGCCTGGTATAGCCTTCACTCTGCCCTAAGCCTGACTGTACTGCACTGACTGTGGTTCTGTCGCTGCCTAGTGGCTAGTCCCTAGGTAGGGTTTTGTCTGCTACAGTCTGACCTGCCGAGCCTGGTTCTCAGCTGTGGGCAGTAGATAGCTATACTCACTGGCCCAGCATTGAAAAAGTTGCAGGAGGCGGGTAGGGGAGAGGCTGTGTTTTGAAGCCCATTCTATAgcacgggggtcagcaacctgtctgAGGCCAAGTggtgaaatgtgaccttttgacatttccagtctgagtgctggtgatactttcaaaagtccctaatagtcctactcacaacagctttgtTAGTAAATAAACGAAGGTGCAAAGCTTTGCTGTTTAGATggaggttggtagcattagctggtcttttgttaacccatgggtggcatggctttgagatGAAAATCAGATTGCGGGCCACTCTTGGCACCGGCGCCGGCAGTtgctggcacctgtgctgggagctgcagccccctACTCTAGctaatgggggcagggaggggagcctgggacccCTGTGGGAGCAGAGTCCCACTGTCTCAGGGCGTGTCTGTCTTCGGTTGTGAAtgtgcctgcccctgcctgcctttCAGCCCTTCAACGCCACGCGCATCAACGCGGCCAACATCGAAAACCGAGTGAAGGAGCTAAACAAAATGGCGGATCAGAGTGAGAAGGCCAAGCAAGGGTTCTGGGAAGAGTTTGAGGTACAGGAGCTGGGCTGCATGCCCTTCCTCTTCCTGCAGAGAAGGCGACCTCAGCTTGCCCAGTGTAGGGGCTGCCCCATCCCACActggctgccctgctgtgccctgccctgccctgccgtgccggAGGGCATTCCCTGCACCTCCTCTCCTCGCCCACCCATGCCCTGTTTTTGGGATCCCTTTCCTAGTCCTACCCACCTCTTCTCCATTCCTTATTTCTCGAGGGGCCCCCTCCTGGCTCCAGTGCCAGGTGGGAcaaaccccacctccatcccTTTCTAGGATCTGAGATGCCCTTGTTTCCATCTCACTGTTCACATGCGTGTCCCCGTCTCTtcagatgctgcagcagcaggaatgtAAGCTTCTCTACCCCCGGAAAGAAGGGCAGCGAGTGGACAACAAAGCCAAGAATCGCTACAAGAACATCCTCCCCTGTAAGGAGATGCTGGTTGTCAGTGTTGAACCTCCAAGCATCTTTGGGGACAGTTGACCTGTGGCATTCAGGCCTGGCCCTGTACTCTCAGGCCAGAAAACCGTTACCTATTGGACCTGTCACTTCCCGGGACTCTGGCAAATGgttttcccttttcttctttATTACGTTGCTTCCAGAGGTCCCTCAAGGCCCCAGACCTCAGTTGAGCCTCACTGGTATCAGCCAAAAGTCACAAGGCCAGAACTAATACTGCCCCCAGGCAGTCAGACCCCGTCTCAGGCTGTATAGCCGTGGCCGTCACCAGAGGTTCTGGCTGTCTCCCAGGAGCCTGGCCTAAGTCGTTAGTTTACGGCATACCCTGGGGCCAGACAGAATGGGCTGCCTGTGTGTCACTAGGGGCCTCTCTCTGCCCTGGAGTGAGACCCAGTTAGCCCAAGTCCTGAAAGAACCAGCTGCTCACTTGGGAGTGATCCGTGCCCTGGacgagctgcagggagctgctgctggcagactcCTAGGGCCGGCTGTGCACCACAGTGATGCTTCTTGCGTGCCTCACATGTGGCCTCTCTCTCCATGCAGTCGATACCACGCGGGTTGCGCTCCGGGACGTAGATGAAAGCGTGCCAGGGTCCGACTACATCAACGCCAACTACATCAAGGTACGTTGGGCGGAAAAGGCAGCTTTTGCAGGGGGCAAAGGCTGTCTCTTGCCACCCAGGGGCCAGGACTGTCCCTAGGGAGGCTGGAGCAATCCCCTCCATCCCACTGCTTCCCCCCTTGCATCCCTCCCCCAAGGCCCTGTCTCTAGAGCCATGTGAcccaggctggtggcaggggtcCCACTACCACCCACActcactgcagtggcaggagcccagaaAGCGAAGCGACGCATGCAGTAGCCTGCACCGCTTCGCTGCTCTCTCCTGGCCAGGTCGCCCCACTCCCACTGCCTCAGTGAGCATGGGGGTGACACCTGCTACAGCCTCACACCAGCCCCCCAGaaagccctgggccccacccacacccctcaaTATGAGGGACTGTCCTGTCCATAGCATGGCTTGGGCAGCCACTGTAGGGGGGGCCCCCCAAAACAGCTGACCCGAACCATGCTGTGGACGGGACAGCTTTACCACGGGCAAAGAGAAGAGGCTACCCTTCCCAAGGGAAAGCCCCACAGGATGCCTGTGTTTCACAGGCCACAAGCCCGATATATTGCTGCTGTCTCTGCTGAGTGGTCCAGCAACCCAGGCTGTTTCCTGAGATCGTCCTACCAGCTCGTCAGCCAGCTGCCTCTTTGGCAGAGTGAAAGGCCCCTAAGGGCTGCCCCCTGCATTGAGAGAGAGAGTTACACAGCTCTTGTGCCTAATGCCTCCATCCATTGTCATTCTGGGTGGCCAGAAAAAAATCAGCAGGACTTCCATGCAGAGAGCAGGAGTGCTCCAGTGCCTCTGGGTGGGGAGCTTGGCTTCCAGGCCTGAGGCTTTGCTGTTGCTGGTGGGCACCAGGTCCTGGCTGCCCCTGCACAGCGGCTCATGAGATGCGCCAGTCTCAATTCCTAGCACAGCTCTTCTAACTGCAGCTTTCTCTGAGCAAAGGGCTCCCGGTGGCAGAACGTTGCCTGCAAGGTCAAACTCATTTTCGCCTGTGATCTGAAACCAATCTGGAGCTGGATTTCCAGCACTGAATGGCTCAGGTGTTAAAGCCCTTGCCAAGTGATGGGGGTCACTTATTTTTCAGTCTGGGTTCATTCAGAACTTGTGCAGCTGTCTTGTggcctgcacctggctctgagcaATGGGTCGGACGGCCCTGCAGAGCTCACTGCAGGCAGGGAGATGAGAAAATTAGCAGCAGGTGTCTTGGCAGTGGCAAGGGGGTATCTAGAAACTGCAAGCAGAATGGTTTCTGGATCTGGAGGGTCTGATCTGTGATCCCTGGAGGAAAGCCTGTTAGAATCACGTGGAAGGTGCTTTGCTGAGGAGTTCATGCAGGGAAGGCAGCTCTCCCCTGTAGGGCTCCCCTGTCTTCCCTGCTAGGGCTGCCCTGGGGTAGTTCAGGGTTCCTCACTCCTCTTTCTGTCCACACCCAGAGCATACCCGAAGATGGAAGGAGCTCGGAGCACTGCAAAGTCTACATTGCCACCCAAGGCTGCTTGCAGACAACGGTGAATGACTTCTGGGCCATGGTGTACCAAGAAAACACCCATGTCATAGTCATGACAACCAAAGAagtggagaggggcagggtgggtatTCCGCCTGCAGGCTGTCACCAGACCAAAGTGCGCTCTGTTGCCTGTGGGACCTCTTGTTTGCCAGGTGCATTATTTCATCCTTCCTTTGGCCAGGCAGTTCTGGTGACTTATTGAGCCTCAGTCTAGTGCTGCCTTCATGACGACCAACTAAAGGCAATAGTCAGAAGCAGGCCTAgaacagctgggggctgtgccagcTTGCCAGAGAGAGAATCACCAGGGAATGTCAAGCAACTTCATTCTACCCCAGGCCAGCGCTGTAAGTGAACTTCAGTGCCCCGCCCAGCCTGCAATCCCACGCTCCTTCAGTCCAGAAACACCGCTGTCAAACCACATCAGACCTCACCTGCTGCATCCTCTGCTATTTCCCCACTCCCATATCTGCTGCTCTCCACTCCTGACCATCTCCTGTTTAGCGCCAGTCCCTGAGACTGGTTCAGCCAACCCCATCAAATTAAATGAGTCAAATGTAAGCCTCAGTTTTAAGGCCTGTTGTAGGGAAAGGCTGCTACATccacctgctgcccagcccctgcattaACACAGTTTCCAGCTCACACATGTGCATTTCAACTTGTCAGTTTGCCTGCAACTGCACTGTGTCCCTGCTTAGCTGCTTTAATGATCCCGTCTAATTCTTTGTCTGGCAGACGAGGGTAGTTACAAGGGGTTCATGATAATCCTGAATAGGCTCTAGGAATTCAAAGGGGAATTAGTGCAAAGCATAGCAAGTTAACATCTTGCAGTTCAGCGGTCTGGTAAATCATCCACATCACCTTGTATGGACAACTGCATCTCTCTACCCACAAGGCCTAGTCACCTGACGTGAAATATGCAAATTGTTAGAATTCACCCGATGGCTGTTGTATGTCCCTGTTCATGAGGGAAGTGAGTTTTCTGGTGCCAGGCACACTCAGGGTTTAAAGGGTCCAAAAACTTTTTGTTTCAAGTTTCATGAAGCAAATGTTGACAGCTTGGAAAGGAGGAAATTCGTTTCCAGGGCTAATTGTGTTCCATTAACTGAGCTGTACCTGGGTTGCATATGCTTTCTCAACTCTCGCTTCTGAAAGAAACATCCTGTTCCCCTTCATAGCTGATCTCTCCATTAGGATAAATATTTAAGTGGCCCCTCAGATGACAACTCCTTCAAGGTATTGCAAAATCAGTGGATGGAGGAGAGGAAATGTTGTATTCCTCACAGTAAACCTGGAGAGTGTGTGTAGGGACAGGGGAGAAGGGGTGAGTTAGAGCACAGGGAAGTTGTATCATTCTATTTGCATATATTTCCATAGCTCATGCGGAAGTGGAGATGAATGTTATGATACCAATAAAGCCACTATCCAGATAAGGTTCCACAAATAAGAAGGTTACTAGACTGTGTCTTCAGTAGATACTTTTTCTGGTATATTAGAGTTACAGAGGGTGATGGAGTTTTGTCTTGTTCTTAAATAATGTATTTCTACAGTAAAAGCTCTAGTGCAGATCCAGTCTTACTGGCAAAGTGCTTTTTCCAAAATAGCTTGTTTTATTCAGGAGAGTGGTAGAAACCATAACAGCAGAGGTACTCTTGTGCTGGTATAACCTGTCTCTGAACTAGTAGACTTCCAAGTACAGCTGGTTGATAAATTGTTTAGTCATTACTTGAATATAATTTGGTGTGTTATGAAACCTATTCCAGAGATCAATCACATATCTTGCTGTAAGACACAAATTAGCTAGTGCAGGGGAAAAGGTTCTCCAGTCTC
Proteins encoded in this window:
- the LOC142001007 gene encoding tyrosine-protein phosphatase non-receptor type 11-like isoform X4, with the translated sequence MTSRRWFHPNINGIEAEKLLLTRGVHGSFLARPSKSNPGDFTLSVRRNDEVTHIKIQNTGDYYDLYGGEKFATLAELVQYYTEQQGLLREKNSNVIELKYPLNCQDPTSERWYHGHLTGKEAEKLLTEKGKPGSFLVRESQSKPGDFVLSVLTNEDKMEMGDRKPRVTHVMIRYQSDGKYDVGGGERFDTLTDLVEHYKKNPMVEKSGAVVHLKQPFNATRINAANIENRVKELNKMADQSEKAKQGFWEEFEMLQQQECKLLYPRKEGQRVDNKAKNRYKNILPFDTTRVALRDVDESVPGSDYINANYIKSIPEDGRSSEHCKVYIATQGCLQTTVNDFWAMVYQENTHVIVMTTKEVERGRNKCFRYWPEKNCTKQYGCVCVRLVSEREAQGYYLRELEISRTDREERPRQVKHYQYFSWPDHGVPNEPGGVLSFLDQVNRAQRSIPDSGPIIVHCSAGIGRTGTIIVIDILVDIIHRQEEQEERARLSEHPIPSYG